The bacterium genome window below encodes:
- a CDS encoding ImmA/IrrE family metallo-endopeptidase — MSKRRKRTRPSPTFARLPRRGYVIQEKHLRRFRSLALRRDTTYAGLVHMGEDGNEIWVEAGLSEAEKRFTIVHELVHARRQRAGEELPDERFEEAIVELETVARVNGRTLAQMPSGIALRALHDYLTGGRRHDPDTRVGLQAIYDRIWTVLGGRRARRTAALWPVPARRKPGRRGRRITRA; from the coding sequence ATGTCGAAACGCCGAAAGCGCACCCGGCCGTCGCCCACCTTCGCTCGTCTCCCACGCCGGGGCTACGTCATCCAGGAGAAGCACCTGCGGCGGTTTCGCAGCCTCGCCTTGCGTCGCGATACGACCTACGCCGGCTTGGTGCACATGGGCGAGGACGGGAATGAGATCTGGGTGGAAGCGGGTCTCTCAGAGGCCGAGAAGCGATTCACGATCGTGCACGAACTGGTGCACGCGCGCCGCCAGCGCGCTGGGGAGGAACTGCCGGACGAGCGGTTCGAGGAAGCCATCGTCGAGCTCGAGACCGTTGCCCGAGTGAACGGCCGGACCCTGGCGCAGATGCCGTCGGGGATCGCGCTGCGGGCGCTCCACGACTATCTGACCGGCGGCCGCCGGCACGATCCCGACACGCGCGTCGGGCTGCAGGCCATTTACGATCGGATCTGGACCGTGCTGGGAGGTCGTCGGGCCCGGCGAACCGCTGCGCTGTGGCCGGTACCGGCCCGCAGAAAGCCCGGCCGCCGCGGGAGGCGAATTACCCGCGCTTGA
- a CDS encoding NUDIX hydrolase: MIHTPLVSWCWRALPGWGKRLILWLSNAHFVVGAVAVVHDRNGRVLVARHTYRAGPPWGLPGGWVRRGEDPAETVVREVREETALEVEVTAPLTVQVSGPGHLTLIYRARLIGGTFRPSGEVPEVRFLERGTWPAGMRADHRALIETYASEDQRVAD; this comes from the coding sequence ATGATTCACACACCGCTCGTTTCGTGGTGCTGGCGCGCGCTCCCGGGTTGGGGAAAGCGCCTGATCCTCTGGTTAAGTAATGCCCATTTCGTCGTCGGCGCTGTCGCAGTCGTCCACGACAGAAACGGCCGCGTCCTCGTCGCCAGGCACACCTACCGCGCCGGCCCTCCCTGGGGGCTGCCCGGGGGATGGGTGCGTCGCGGCGAGGATCCCGCCGAGACGGTGGTCCGCGAGGTCCGCGAAGAGACCGCGCTCGAGGTCGAAGTCACGGCTCCCCTGACGGTGCAGGTGTCGGGTCCCGGGCATCTCACCTTGATCTACAGGGCGAGGCTCATCGGCGGCACGTTTCGGCCGAGCGGGGAGGTGCCCGAGGTCAGGTTCCTAGAGCGAGGAACGTGGCCGGCCGGGATGCGCGCCGACCACCGCGCCCTCATCGAGACGTACGCGAGTGAGGACCAGCGCGTGGCCGATTGA
- a CDS encoding EAL domain-containing protein: MNNDAAGSAPAPDQTGTRARQQAVVATLGHRALSGVEASSLMSEAVSAVARVLKASYCNILELIPGIQAFRLCAAIGWKDNPRDNVPVPGGPDSQAGFTLTSPRPVVVEDYMKERRFKTPAFAPGLPVASGVSIAIPGREQPFGVLAVGSGTPRTFNEEDINFLQGVANVLAAAVERRRAEETLKETSQQLRALVHAAPLAVISLDISGCVRSWNETAERIFGWSADEVVGKPDPILSPSHREELVELLERVLHGEAFTEVATQVAKKDGELVEVSVSVAPIYDAGGTINGIIAVVADLTDRRRTEAAQQQLTEIIETTTDCVIITNVPGRGFYINRAGRRMLGIGPDDDVSGVDLPDLYPGETRAFLVNEAMPTAVRDGGWSGESVLASRHGHEIPISMVMIAHKGPEGAVEFFSIIARDISDQKRFQAQLVRLATHDHLTDLYNRRRLEEELDLHLAESRRYGIHGALLFVDLDQFKDVNDSLGHLVGDQLLVHIAGLLRERLRETDIIARMGGDEFAILLPHTDADQAQGLAMTIIDALQRSTITAEERPINATASIGIALFPEHGVTVGDLLARADLAMYQAKENGRNQCSLYEPDRDWQAAIASRLNWQRRIREALEQDLFVLQAQPILDLRADAIAHYELLLRMTGEKDEIILPGAFLDTAERFGLINAIDRWVVKRAIRLIAAHRRAGRNLNLVINVSAKAFSDPELLTMMKREMGVWSIDPGKLILEVTETAAITNIYQAEKFVAALKQMGCRIGLDDFGVGFASFYHLKHLPVDYLKIDGSFIRDLPRDPVDQQLVAAMVAVARGLGKETIAEFVSDAETVELLREYGVDYVQGFHIGADAKDVTSIVIDPATAIKRG; the protein is encoded by the coding sequence GTGAACAACGACGCCGCCGGGAGCGCCCCGGCACCTGACCAGACTGGCACGCGGGCCCGTCAACAGGCCGTGGTGGCCACGCTCGGCCACCGCGCGCTGTCGGGGGTCGAGGCCTCCTCGCTGATGAGCGAGGCCGTCTCAGCCGTCGCGCGGGTACTCAAGGCGTCTTACTGCAACATCCTCGAGTTGATCCCGGGAATCCAGGCGTTTCGATTGTGCGCGGCGATCGGTTGGAAGGACAACCCCCGCGACAACGTCCCGGTCCCCGGTGGACCCGATTCCCAGGCCGGGTTCACGCTGACCTCCCCCAGGCCGGTCGTCGTCGAAGACTACATGAAAGAGAGGCGGTTCAAGACGCCGGCGTTCGCTCCCGGCCTGCCTGTCGCAAGCGGCGTGAGCATCGCGATCCCCGGACGCGAGCAGCCTTTTGGGGTGCTGGCCGTGGGGTCTGGCACTCCGCGGACGTTCAATGAGGAAGACATCAATTTTCTGCAGGGCGTCGCGAACGTCCTGGCCGCCGCGGTGGAGCGGCGGAGGGCGGAGGAGACCCTCAAGGAGACCAGCCAGCAGCTCCGCGCGCTCGTCCACGCCGCACCCCTTGCGGTGATCTCGCTCGATATCAGCGGGTGCGTCCGCTCCTGGAACGAGACGGCGGAGCGGATCTTCGGGTGGAGCGCGGACGAGGTCGTTGGAAAGCCCGACCCCATTCTGTCCCCGAGCCACCGTGAGGAGCTCGTCGAACTGCTCGAGCGGGTCCTCCACGGCGAGGCGTTCACCGAGGTGGCGACGCAGGTCGCCAAGAAGGACGGCGAGCTGGTGGAGGTCTCGGTGTCAGTTGCCCCCATCTACGACGCCGGGGGGACGATCAACGGGATCATCGCTGTGGTCGCCGACCTGACCGACCGCCGGCGTACCGAGGCGGCGCAGCAGCAACTCACGGAGATCATCGAGACCACGACCGACTGCGTCATCATCACCAACGTCCCGGGCCGAGGATTCTATATCAACCGGGCGGGCCGGCGGATGCTGGGTATCGGTCCCGACGACGATGTCTCCGGGGTGGACCTCCCCGACCTCTACCCCGGGGAGACCCGGGCGTTCCTCGTGAATGAGGCGATGCCGACCGCGGTGCGCGACGGCGGGTGGAGTGGAGAATCGGTCCTGGCCAGCCGCCACGGACACGAGATCCCCATCTCCATGGTGATGATCGCTCACAAGGGACCGGAAGGCGCCGTGGAGTTCTTCTCGATCATCGCCCGCGACATCAGCGATCAGAAGCGGTTTCAAGCGCAGCTGGTGCGGCTCGCCACCCACGACCACCTCACGGACCTGTACAACCGGCGGCGCCTCGAAGAAGAACTGGACCTCCACCTGGCGGAGTCCCGCCGGTACGGCATCCACGGGGCGCTGCTGTTCGTGGACCTGGACCAGTTTAAGGATGTCAACGACAGCCTCGGACACCTCGTCGGAGACCAGCTCCTCGTCCACATCGCGGGGCTGCTGCGGGAGCGGCTGCGCGAGACCGATATCATCGCCCGGATGGGTGGCGACGAGTTCGCGATCCTGCTGCCGCACACCGACGCGGACCAGGCGCAGGGGCTCGCCATGACGATCATCGACGCCCTGCAGCGGAGCACGATCACCGCCGAGGAGCGGCCCATCAACGCAACCGCAAGCATCGGCATCGCCCTCTTCCCCGAGCACGGCGTCACGGTCGGCGACCTGCTCGCCCGCGCCGACCTGGCGATGTACCAGGCGAAAGAAAATGGCCGGAACCAATGCAGCCTGTACGAGCCGGATCGGGACTGGCAGGCCGCGATCGCGTCGCGCCTCAACTGGCAGCGGCGGATTCGGGAGGCGCTGGAGCAGGACTTGTTCGTCCTCCAGGCGCAGCCGATCCTCGACCTGCGGGCCGATGCGATCGCACACTATGAACTCCTGCTCCGCATGACCGGCGAAAAAGACGAGATCATCCTCCCCGGGGCGTTTCTCGACACGGCCGAACGGTTTGGGCTGATCAACGCGATCGACCGTTGGGTCGTGAAGCGCGCCATCCGCCTGATCGCGGCGCACCGGAGAGCGGGGCGGAACCTCAACCTCGTCATCAACGTCTCAGCCAAAGCGTTCTCGGACCCCGAACTCCTGACGATGATGAAGCGCGAGATGGGCGTCTGGTCGATCGACCCGGGCAAGCTCATCCTGGAGGTCACCGAGACGGCGGCGATCACCAACATCTACCAGGCGGAGAAGTTTGTGGCGGCGCTCAAACAGATGGGGTGCCGGATCGGCCTCGACGACTTCGGAGTGGGATTCGCCTCGTTCTACCATCTGAAGCACCTGCCCGTCGACTATCTCAAGATCGACGGGAGCTTCATCCGGGATCTGCCGAGGGACCCGGTGGATCAACAGCTCGTCGCGGCGATGGTGGCGGTGGCCCGCGGGCTCGGCAAGGAGACGATCGCGGAGTTCGTGAGCGACGCCGAGACGGTGGAGCTCCTGCGGGAATACGGGGTCGACTACGTCCAGGGGTTCCATATCGGCGCCGACGCAAAGGACGTCACGTCGATCGTGATCGACCCCGCAACCGCGATCAAGCGCGGGTAA